The following are encoded together in the Caretta caretta isolate rCarCar2 chromosome 17, rCarCar1.hap1, whole genome shotgun sequence genome:
- the LOC142069472 gene encoding uncharacterized protein LOC142069472, with translation MQSSSAEVTMMESQNRKRAPAWTEREVRDLIAVWGEESVLSELRSSFRNAKTFLKISQGMKDRGHNRDPKQCRVKLKELRQAYQKTREANGRSGSEPQTCRFYDELHAILGGSATTTPAVLFDSFNGDGGNTEVGFGDEEDDEEEVVDSSQQASGETGFPDSQELFLTLDLEPVPPEPTQGCLLDSAGGEGTSAACVSMITGSSPSQRLVKLRKKKKRTRDEMFSELMLSSHTDRAQTNAWRQIMSECRKAQNDREERWRAEESKWRAEESKWRAEDRAEAQRWRQRDERRQDSMLRLLQDQTSMLQCMVELQQRQLEHRLPLQPLCNQPPSSPSSIASTPRRPRTRWGGLRPTSHSPTEDCPKKRRLSFNKF, from the exons atgcagagctcatcagcagaggtgaccatgatggagtcccagaatcgcaaaagagctccagcatggactgaacgggaggtacgggatctgatcgctgtttggggagaggaatccgtgctatcagaactccgttccagttttcgaaatgccaaaacctttctgaaaatctcccagggcatgaaggacagaggccataacagggacccgaagcagtgccgcgtgaaactgaaggagctgaggcaagcctaccagaaaaccagagaggcgaacggccgctctgggtcagagccccaaacatgccgcttctatgatgagctgcatgccattttagggggttcagccaccactaccccagccgtgttgtttgactccttcaatggagatggaggcaatacagaagtaggttttggggacgaagaagatgatgaggaggaggttgtagatagctcacagcaagcaagcggagaaaccggttttcccgacagccaggaactgtttctcaccctagacctggagccagtaccccccgaacccacccaaggctgcctcctggactcagcaggcggagaagggacctctg ctgcatgtgtttcaatgatcacaggatcttctccttcccagaggctagtgaagcttagaaagaaaaaaaaacgcactcgcgatgaaatgttctccgagctcatgctgtcctcccacactgacagagcacagacgaatgcgtggaggcaaataatgtcagagtgcaggaaagcacaaaatgaccgggaggagaggtggagggctgaagagagtaagtggcgggctgaagagagtaagtggcgggctgaagacagggctgaagctcaaaggtggcggcagcgtgatgagaggaggcaggattcaatgctgaggctgctgcaggaccaaaccagtatgctccagtgtatggttgagctgcagcaaaggcagctggagcacagactgccactgcagcccctctgtaaccaaccgccctcctccccaagttccatagcctccacacccagacgcccaagaacacggtggggaggcctccggccaaccagccactcccccacagaggattgcccaaaaaaaagaaggctgtcattcaataaattttaa